The following are from one region of the Salvia hispanica cultivar TCC Black 2014 chromosome 1, UniMelb_Shisp_WGS_1.0, whole genome shotgun sequence genome:
- the LOC125201609 gene encoding ultraviolet-B receptor UVR8 isoform X4 has protein sequence MNVDGEGGEEGMKMEEKLVYMWGYLPGALPQRAPILSPVVVRLPPGENAWKDVCGGGCGFAMAISDSGKLITWGSTDDLGQSYVTSGKHGEMPEPFPLPEEAIIAKAAAGWAHCVSATVIGDVYTWGWKECVPSGKVIGDPSTGLNTEKDSQMTDQVSPRSHGPKSSDGRGADETSKRRRVSPARHSAESSSGDETLSAFPCLVALNPGVRIASVAAGGRHTLALSDVGQVWGWGYGGEGQLGLGSRIRMVSSPHPVPCIDSSFNKGRSLGLSGGNMGSDSQGFRVPGNYVKAIACGGRHSAVITDAGALLTFGWGLYGQCGQGSTDDELSPTCVSSLLGIKIDGVAAGLWHTICISADGDVYAFGGNQFGQLGTGGDQAETLPRLLDATSLENVNVKAVSCGARHSAVVTEDGKTFCWGWNKYGQLGLGDVIDRNTPSQVAMDGYVARNVACGWWHTLLLAEPPS, from the exons ATGAATGTTGATGGGGAAGGAGGTGAAGAAGGTATGAAAATGGAGGAGAAGTTGGTGTATATGTGGGGGTATTTGCCCGGAGCATTGCCGCAGAGAGCGCCTATTTTGTCGCCGGTGGTGGTCCGGCTTCCCCCCGGCGAGAATGCGTGGAAGGATGTTTGTGGCGGTGGCTGTGGTTTCGCAATGGCTATTTCAG ACTCAGGGAAGCTCATTACATGGGGATCGACTGATGACTTGGGACAGAGCTATGTGACATCTGGGAAGCATGGG GAAATGCCAGAGCCTTTTCCACTTCCTGAAGAGGCCATAATAGCAAAAGCGGCTGCTGGTTGGGCGCATTGTGTTTCTGCAACAG TCATTGGGGATGTTTACACTTGGGGATGGAAAGAATGTGTACCTTCTGGCAAGGTCATTGGGGATCCTTCCACTGGTTTAAACACAGAGAAGGATTCACAAATGACTGATCAAG TAAGTCCTCGCTCTCATGGACCGAAATCCAGTGATGGTAGAGGGGCTGATGAAACTTCTAAAAGAAGACGTGTTTCACCAGCCAGGCATTCAGCTGAGAGCTCATCTGGTGATGAAACTCTTTCAGCTTTCCCTTGTTTAGTAGCTCTTAACCCAGGTGTAAGGATTGCATCTGTTGCTGCTGGTGGTCGACACACCTTAGCATTGTCAG ATGTGGGACAAGTGTGGGGTTGGGGCTATGGAGGGGAGGGGCAGTTGGGTTTGGGATCACGAATTAGAATGGTATCCTCTCCTCATCCTGTACCTTGCATTGATTCATCTTTCAACAAGGGTCGTTCTCTAGGCCTCTCTGGTGGAAACATGGGCTCAGATAGCCAGGGATTTCGAGTTCCTGGAAACTATGTAAAAGCAATCGCTTGTGGAGGTAGACATAGTGCAGTCATCACAG ATGCTGGTGCACTGCTAACTTTTGGTTGGGGATTATATGGGCAG TGTGGCCAAGGAAGTACAGACGATGAGCTTAGTCCTACTTGTGTGTCTTCTTTACTTGGAATCAAGATAGATGGTGTAGCAGCGGGACTTTGGCATACAATCTGCATTTCTGCTGATGGTGATGTTTATGCTTTTGGCGGAAACCAGTTCGGTCAGTTGGGAACTGGTGGTGATCAAGCTGAG ACGTTGCCTCGACTCCTTGATGCTACAAGTCTGGAAAACGTCAACGTAAAAGCAGTGTCCTGTGGGGCTCGCCACAGTGCAGTTGTCACAG AGGATGGCAAAACATTTTGCTGGGGATGGAACAAATATGGGCAG CTTGGTTTGGGTGACGTGATTGATCGGAATACTCCCTCTCAAGTAGCGATGGATGGATATGTGGCGAGAAACGTGGCATGCGGGTGGTGGCACACCCTTCTCCTTGCTGAGCCACCAAGCTGA
- the LOC125201609 gene encoding ultraviolet-B receptor UVR8 isoform X3: MNVDGEGGEEGMKMEEKLVYMWGYLPGALPQRAPILSPVVVRLPPGENAWKDVCGGGCGFAMAISDSGKLITWGSTDDLGQSYVTSGKHGEMPEPFPLPEEAIIAKAAAGWAHCVSATVIGDVYTWGWKECVPSGKVIGDPSTGLNTEKDSQMTDQVSPRSHGPKSSDGRGADETSKRRRVSPARHSAESSSGDETLSAFPCLVALNPGVRIASVAAGGRHTLALSVADVGQVWGWGYGGEGQLGLGSRIRMVSSPHPVPCIDSSFNKGRSLGLSGGNMGSDSQGFRVPGNYVKAIACGGRHSAVITDAGALLTFGWGLYGQCGQGSTDDELSPTCVSSLLGIKIDGVAAGLWHTICISADGDVYAFGGNQFGQLGTGGDQAETLPRLLDATSLENVNVKAVSCGARHSAVVTEDGKTFCWGWNKYGQLGLGDVIDRNTPSQVAMDGYVARNVACGWWHTLLLAEPPS, translated from the exons ATGAATGTTGATGGGGAAGGAGGTGAAGAAGGTATGAAAATGGAGGAGAAGTTGGTGTATATGTGGGGGTATTTGCCCGGAGCATTGCCGCAGAGAGCGCCTATTTTGTCGCCGGTGGTGGTCCGGCTTCCCCCCGGCGAGAATGCGTGGAAGGATGTTTGTGGCGGTGGCTGTGGTTTCGCAATGGCTATTTCAG ACTCAGGGAAGCTCATTACATGGGGATCGACTGATGACTTGGGACAGAGCTATGTGACATCTGGGAAGCATGGG GAAATGCCAGAGCCTTTTCCACTTCCTGAAGAGGCCATAATAGCAAAAGCGGCTGCTGGTTGGGCGCATTGTGTTTCTGCAACAG TCATTGGGGATGTTTACACTTGGGGATGGAAAGAATGTGTACCTTCTGGCAAGGTCATTGGGGATCCTTCCACTGGTTTAAACACAGAGAAGGATTCACAAATGACTGATCAAG TAAGTCCTCGCTCTCATGGACCGAAATCCAGTGATGGTAGAGGGGCTGATGAAACTTCTAAAAGAAGACGTGTTTCACCAGCCAGGCATTCAGCTGAGAGCTCATCTGGTGATGAAACTCTTTCAGCTTTCCCTTGTTTAGTAGCTCTTAACCCAGGTGTAAGGATTGCATCTGTTGCTGCTGGTGGTCGACACACCTTAGCATTGTCAG TTGCAGATGTGGGACAAGTGTGGGGTTGGGGCTATGGAGGGGAGGGGCAGTTGGGTTTGGGATCACGAATTAGAATGGTATCCTCTCCTCATCCTGTACCTTGCATTGATTCATCTTTCAACAAGGGTCGTTCTCTAGGCCTCTCTGGTGGAAACATGGGCTCAGATAGCCAGGGATTTCGAGTTCCTGGAAACTATGTAAAAGCAATCGCTTGTGGAGGTAGACATAGTGCAGTCATCACAG ATGCTGGTGCACTGCTAACTTTTGGTTGGGGATTATATGGGCAG TGTGGCCAAGGAAGTACAGACGATGAGCTTAGTCCTACTTGTGTGTCTTCTTTACTTGGAATCAAGATAGATGGTGTAGCAGCGGGACTTTGGCATACAATCTGCATTTCTGCTGATGGTGATGTTTATGCTTTTGGCGGAAACCAGTTCGGTCAGTTGGGAACTGGTGGTGATCAAGCTGAG ACGTTGCCTCGACTCCTTGATGCTACAAGTCTGGAAAACGTCAACGTAAAAGCAGTGTCCTGTGGGGCTCGCCACAGTGCAGTTGTCACAG AGGATGGCAAAACATTTTGCTGGGGATGGAACAAATATGGGCAG CTTGGTTTGGGTGACGTGATTGATCGGAATACTCCCTCTCAAGTAGCGATGGATGGATATGTGGCGAGAAACGTGGCATGCGGGTGGTGGCACACCCTTCTCCTTGCTGAGCCACCAAGCTGA
- the LOC125201609 gene encoding ultraviolet-B receptor UVR8 isoform X1: protein MNVDGEGGEEGMKMEEKLVYMWGYLPGALPQRAPILSPVVVRLPPGENAWKDVCGGGCGFAMAISDSGKLITWGSTDDLGQSYVTSGKHGEMPEPFPLPEEAIIAKAAAGWAHCVSATVIGDVYTWGWKECVPSGKVIGDPSTGLNTEKDSQMTDQEYCITVSPRSHGPKSSDGRGADETSKRRRVSPARHSAESSSGDETLSAFPCLVALNPGVRIASVAAGGRHTLALSVADVGQVWGWGYGGEGQLGLGSRIRMVSSPHPVPCIDSSFNKGRSLGLSGGNMGSDSQGFRVPGNYVKAIACGGRHSAVITDAGALLTFGWGLYGQCGQGSTDDELSPTCVSSLLGIKIDGVAAGLWHTICISADGDVYAFGGNQFGQLGTGGDQAETLPRLLDATSLENVNVKAVSCGARHSAVVTEDGKTFCWGWNKYGQLGLGDVIDRNTPSQVAMDGYVARNVACGWWHTLLLAEPPS, encoded by the exons ATGAATGTTGATGGGGAAGGAGGTGAAGAAGGTATGAAAATGGAGGAGAAGTTGGTGTATATGTGGGGGTATTTGCCCGGAGCATTGCCGCAGAGAGCGCCTATTTTGTCGCCGGTGGTGGTCCGGCTTCCCCCCGGCGAGAATGCGTGGAAGGATGTTTGTGGCGGTGGCTGTGGTTTCGCAATGGCTATTTCAG ACTCAGGGAAGCTCATTACATGGGGATCGACTGATGACTTGGGACAGAGCTATGTGACATCTGGGAAGCATGGG GAAATGCCAGAGCCTTTTCCACTTCCTGAAGAGGCCATAATAGCAAAAGCGGCTGCTGGTTGGGCGCATTGTGTTTCTGCAACAG TCATTGGGGATGTTTACACTTGGGGATGGAAAGAATGTGTACCTTCTGGCAAGGTCATTGGGGATCCTTCCACTGGTTTAAACACAGAGAAGGATTCACAAATGACTGATCAAG AGTACTGTATTACAGTAAGTCCTCGCTCTCATGGACCGAAATCCAGTGATGGTAGAGGGGCTGATGAAACTTCTAAAAGAAGACGTGTTTCACCAGCCAGGCATTCAGCTGAGAGCTCATCTGGTGATGAAACTCTTTCAGCTTTCCCTTGTTTAGTAGCTCTTAACCCAGGTGTAAGGATTGCATCTGTTGCTGCTGGTGGTCGACACACCTTAGCATTGTCAG TTGCAGATGTGGGACAAGTGTGGGGTTGGGGCTATGGAGGGGAGGGGCAGTTGGGTTTGGGATCACGAATTAGAATGGTATCCTCTCCTCATCCTGTACCTTGCATTGATTCATCTTTCAACAAGGGTCGTTCTCTAGGCCTCTCTGGTGGAAACATGGGCTCAGATAGCCAGGGATTTCGAGTTCCTGGAAACTATGTAAAAGCAATCGCTTGTGGAGGTAGACATAGTGCAGTCATCACAG ATGCTGGTGCACTGCTAACTTTTGGTTGGGGATTATATGGGCAG TGTGGCCAAGGAAGTACAGACGATGAGCTTAGTCCTACTTGTGTGTCTTCTTTACTTGGAATCAAGATAGATGGTGTAGCAGCGGGACTTTGGCATACAATCTGCATTTCTGCTGATGGTGATGTTTATGCTTTTGGCGGAAACCAGTTCGGTCAGTTGGGAACTGGTGGTGATCAAGCTGAG ACGTTGCCTCGACTCCTTGATGCTACAAGTCTGGAAAACGTCAACGTAAAAGCAGTGTCCTGTGGGGCTCGCCACAGTGCAGTTGTCACAG AGGATGGCAAAACATTTTGCTGGGGATGGAACAAATATGGGCAG CTTGGTTTGGGTGACGTGATTGATCGGAATACTCCCTCTCAAGTAGCGATGGATGGATATGTGGCGAGAAACGTGGCATGCGGGTGGTGGCACACCCTTCTCCTTGCTGAGCCACCAAGCTGA
- the LOC125201609 gene encoding ultraviolet-B receptor UVR8 isoform X2, with translation MNVDGEGGEEGMKMEEKLVYMWGYLPGALPQRAPILSPVVVRLPPGENAWKDVCGGGCGFAMAISDSGKLITWGSTDDLGQSYVTSGKHGEMPEPFPLPEEAIIAKAAAGWAHCVSATVIGDVYTWGWKECVPSGKVIGDPSTGLNTEKDSQMTDQEYCITVSPRSHGPKSSDGRGADETSKRRRVSPARHSAESSSGDETLSAFPCLVALNPGVRIASVAAGGRHTLALSDVGQVWGWGYGGEGQLGLGSRIRMVSSPHPVPCIDSSFNKGRSLGLSGGNMGSDSQGFRVPGNYVKAIACGGRHSAVITDAGALLTFGWGLYGQCGQGSTDDELSPTCVSSLLGIKIDGVAAGLWHTICISADGDVYAFGGNQFGQLGTGGDQAETLPRLLDATSLENVNVKAVSCGARHSAVVTEDGKTFCWGWNKYGQLGLGDVIDRNTPSQVAMDGYVARNVACGWWHTLLLAEPPS, from the exons ATGAATGTTGATGGGGAAGGAGGTGAAGAAGGTATGAAAATGGAGGAGAAGTTGGTGTATATGTGGGGGTATTTGCCCGGAGCATTGCCGCAGAGAGCGCCTATTTTGTCGCCGGTGGTGGTCCGGCTTCCCCCCGGCGAGAATGCGTGGAAGGATGTTTGTGGCGGTGGCTGTGGTTTCGCAATGGCTATTTCAG ACTCAGGGAAGCTCATTACATGGGGATCGACTGATGACTTGGGACAGAGCTATGTGACATCTGGGAAGCATGGG GAAATGCCAGAGCCTTTTCCACTTCCTGAAGAGGCCATAATAGCAAAAGCGGCTGCTGGTTGGGCGCATTGTGTTTCTGCAACAG TCATTGGGGATGTTTACACTTGGGGATGGAAAGAATGTGTACCTTCTGGCAAGGTCATTGGGGATCCTTCCACTGGTTTAAACACAGAGAAGGATTCACAAATGACTGATCAAG AGTACTGTATTACAGTAAGTCCTCGCTCTCATGGACCGAAATCCAGTGATGGTAGAGGGGCTGATGAAACTTCTAAAAGAAGACGTGTTTCACCAGCCAGGCATTCAGCTGAGAGCTCATCTGGTGATGAAACTCTTTCAGCTTTCCCTTGTTTAGTAGCTCTTAACCCAGGTGTAAGGATTGCATCTGTTGCTGCTGGTGGTCGACACACCTTAGCATTGTCAG ATGTGGGACAAGTGTGGGGTTGGGGCTATGGAGGGGAGGGGCAGTTGGGTTTGGGATCACGAATTAGAATGGTATCCTCTCCTCATCCTGTACCTTGCATTGATTCATCTTTCAACAAGGGTCGTTCTCTAGGCCTCTCTGGTGGAAACATGGGCTCAGATAGCCAGGGATTTCGAGTTCCTGGAAACTATGTAAAAGCAATCGCTTGTGGAGGTAGACATAGTGCAGTCATCACAG ATGCTGGTGCACTGCTAACTTTTGGTTGGGGATTATATGGGCAG TGTGGCCAAGGAAGTACAGACGATGAGCTTAGTCCTACTTGTGTGTCTTCTTTACTTGGAATCAAGATAGATGGTGTAGCAGCGGGACTTTGGCATACAATCTGCATTTCTGCTGATGGTGATGTTTATGCTTTTGGCGGAAACCAGTTCGGTCAGTTGGGAACTGGTGGTGATCAAGCTGAG ACGTTGCCTCGACTCCTTGATGCTACAAGTCTGGAAAACGTCAACGTAAAAGCAGTGTCCTGTGGGGCTCGCCACAGTGCAGTTGTCACAG AGGATGGCAAAACATTTTGCTGGGGATGGAACAAATATGGGCAG CTTGGTTTGGGTGACGTGATTGATCGGAATACTCCCTCTCAAGTAGCGATGGATGGATATGTGGCGAGAAACGTGGCATGCGGGTGGTGGCACACCCTTCTCCTTGCTGAGCCACCAAGCTGA